A portion of the Sphingobacterium spiritivorum genome contains these proteins:
- a CDS encoding helix-turn-helix transcriptional regulator, whose amino-acid sequence MVIKAKIKDHNEWLFWEELPEHPHAQTAISEKHIAINKFPIDISTYQILSRGIFILQADMRFAQQSKIVSEIDSEAIVSQFILFKNDSGRGYTFSKHNIRYIPSLYEEHDVEPGQQFLYFLLIMTPEFYNNLVTIPSPLHALFKERMKSKTVTSIVEDDLFATTEMIKIIEDLRTTNTKNELKQIFVNARVLELIMLQFEQFNHVGGKLDDSLRAEDIQKLEEVLRILRNQFVSPPTHKQLSKLVLLNEFKLRNGFKQHFGTTIYNYITRIRMEEAKRLIIQEQKNMYEVGIKVGFKHQASFTHAFKKYYGILPSELIRG is encoded by the coding sequence ATGGTTATCAAGGCTAAAATAAAGGATCATAACGAATGGTTATTCTGGGAAGAACTGCCTGAGCACCCGCATGCACAGACAGCAATTTCGGAGAAACACATCGCCATCAACAAATTTCCGATTGATATCTCTACGTATCAGATCTTAAGCCGTGGAATCTTTATCCTGCAGGCCGATATGCGATTTGCGCAGCAGAGTAAAATTGTATCCGAAATCGACAGCGAAGCTATTGTCAGCCAGTTTATTCTTTTTAAAAATGATTCTGGAAGAGGTTATACCTTCAGCAAGCATAATATCCGCTATATTCCCTCGCTGTATGAAGAACATGATGTAGAGCCGGGACAGCAATTCCTTTATTTTCTGCTGATCATGACACCGGAGTTTTATAATAATCTGGTCACTATCCCAAGTCCTTTACATGCACTTTTCAAAGAGCGTATGAAAAGTAAAACAGTTACTTCTATCGTAGAGGACGATCTCTTTGCTACCACAGAGATGATCAAGATAATAGAAGACCTGCGCACCACCAATACCAAAAATGAGCTCAAGCAGATTTTTGTCAATGCCCGTGTACTGGAACTGATCATGCTGCAGTTTGAGCAGTTCAATCATGTGGGAGGAAAGCTGGATGACAGCCTTCGGGCAGAAGATATCCAGAAACTGGAAGAAGTACTGCGTATACTGAGAAATCAGTTTGTCAGTCCGCCTACACACAAGCAGCTTTCAAAACTGGTTCTGCTGAATGAGTTTAAACTAAGAAACGGCTTTAAGCAGCATTTCGGTACGACAATATACAATTACATTACACGTATCCGTATGGAAGAGGCAAAACGCTTAATTATACAGGAACAAAAAAACATGTATGAAGTCGGGATAAAGGTAGGTTTTAAACACCAGGCCAGCTTCACACATGCTTTCAAAAAATATTACGGAATTCTTCCGAGTGAACTTATCAGAGGCTAA
- a CDS encoding nucleotide pyrophosphohydrolase, translating to MTIKEAQETIDQWINTTGIRYFNELTNTAMLMEEVGEVARIMARQYGEQSFKKSDKEVNLADEMADVLFVLMCLANQTGIDLTDALQKNLEKKSIRDADRHKNNEKLK from the coding sequence ATGACGATCAAAGAAGCACAGGAGACCATTGATCAATGGATCAATACTACAGGAATACGTTATTTTAACGAACTGACGAATACAGCCATGCTGATGGAAGAAGTGGGTGAAGTGGCCCGGATTATGGCCAGACAATATGGAGAGCAGTCTTTTAAAAAGTCGGATAAAGAAGTGAATCTGGCGGACGAAATGGCTGATGTCCTGTTTGTGCTTATGTGTCTAGCAAATCAGACAGGAATAGATCTGACGGATGCACTGCAAAAGAATCTGGAGAAGAAATCTATACGGGACGCTGACCGACATAAAAATAACGAAAAGCTCAAGTAA
- a CDS encoding alpha/beta fold hydrolase, translated as MAYPICLKPLLLIIALLCVHLAATAQKQASMNSFSQAQQLYTTYEAEHGNYIQTPNVRLHYLSWGNSKHPAVVWLHGSLTNAYELMSIAPQLADAGYFVIAIDYYGHGQTPIPAHEVSLYHAADDVHFLLDKLNISKAYIGGFSRGAYIATAFYDSYPSSVRGLILEEGGTVAFNSYFHKLNDTALDSLIQKQTAISPQNNPYLQEFESQQAAFDFLKDSTDQSSQFELLSWISKNKQGKWIIYKDLEPFLGLSTAEDFKNTVLRPSKSPMFARSITSIDPLIIYRNLCIPILLMEAYSEADPLPFDEENRIFTKQFKPWVTHKRYPDIEHNIHFEQPELFTKDIIEFLNQHNHDDQRSTGDH; from the coding sequence ATGGCGTATCCTATCTGTCTGAAACCTTTACTTTTGATCATAGCGTTGCTATGTGTTCACTTGGCTGCCACAGCTCAGAAACAGGCCAGCATGAACTCATTTAGTCAGGCACAGCAACTTTATACAACTTACGAAGCTGAACACGGTAATTATATACAAACTCCAAATGTACGTCTTCATTATCTCAGCTGGGGTAACAGTAAGCACCCTGCAGTTGTGTGGCTGCACGGAAGTCTGACAAATGCATATGAGCTGATGTCTATCGCCCCTCAGCTGGCAGATGCAGGATATTTTGTGATTGCGATCGATTATTACGGACACGGACAGACTCCGATTCCGGCACATGAAGTATCCCTTTATCATGCGGCAGATGATGTACATTTTCTTTTGGATAAACTAAACATTTCAAAAGCTTATATCGGTGGATTTTCCAGAGGAGCTTATATAGCCACAGCCTTTTATGATAGCTATCCTTCCAGCGTCCGCGGACTTATTTTGGAAGAAGGAGGTACTGTAGCATTTAACAGTTACTTCCATAAACTTAATGATACTGCATTAGACAGTCTTATTCAAAAACAGACCGCTATTTCTCCACAAAACAACCCTTACCTTCAGGAATTTGAATCCCAACAGGCTGCTTTTGATTTTTTAAAAGATTCAACAGATCAGTCCTCACAATTTGAACTCCTGTCGTGGATTTCAAAGAATAAACAAGGCAAGTGGATCATTTATAAAGATCTGGAACCCTTTCTTGGGCTTTCCACAGCGGAAGATTTCAAAAACACAGTACTTCGACCAAGCAAAAGCCCCATGTTTGCCCGTTCTATAACGTCTATAGATCCGCTGATTATCTATCGTAACCTGTGTATTCCGATATTACTTATGGAAGCCTATTCGGAGGCTGATCCATTACCATTCGACGAAGAGAACCGTATATTTACGAAACAGTTCAAGCCCTGGGTTACGCATAAAAGATATCCGGACATTGAACACAATATTCATTTTGAACAACCAGAACTGTTTACAAAGGATATTATTGAATTTTTAAATCAACACAATCATGACGATCAAAGAAGCACAGGAGACCATTGA